A genomic region of Candidatus Pseudomonas phytovorans contains the following coding sequences:
- the kdgD gene encoding 5-dehydro-4-deoxyglucarate dehydratase: MNPQELKSILSHGLLSFPVTDFNAQGDFHQAGYIKRLEWLAPYGASALFAAGGTGEFFSLAASEYSQVIKTAVDTCATSVPILAGVGGSTRQAIEYAQEAERLGAKGLLLLPHYLTEASQDGVAAHVEAVCKSVKIGVVVYNRNVCRLNADLLEKLAERCPNLIGYKDGLGDIELMVSIRRRLGDRFSYLGGLPTAEVYAAAYKALGVPVYSSAVFNFVPKTAMDFYNAIAREDHATVGKLIDDFFLPYLDIRNRKAGYAVSIVKAGAKIAGYDAGPVRTPLTDLTAEEYEMLAALMDKMGPQ; the protein is encoded by the coding sequence ATGAATCCACAAGAACTGAAATCCATCCTCTCCCACGGCCTGCTGTCTTTCCCGGTCACCGACTTCAACGCCCAGGGCGACTTCCACCAGGCTGGCTACATCAAGCGCCTGGAATGGCTTGCCCCCTACGGCGCCAGCGCCCTGTTCGCCGCCGGCGGCACCGGTGAGTTCTTCTCCCTGGCCGCCAGCGAATACAGCCAGGTGATCAAGACTGCCGTCGACACCTGCGCTACCTCGGTGCCTATCCTTGCCGGCGTTGGTGGCTCCACCCGCCAGGCCATCGAATATGCGCAAGAAGCCGAGCGCCTGGGTGCCAAAGGCCTGCTGCTGCTGCCGCACTACCTGACCGAAGCCAGCCAGGACGGTGTTGCCGCCCACGTCGAAGCCGTGTGCAAATCGGTGAAGATCGGTGTAGTGGTCTACAACCGCAACGTCTGCCGCCTGAACGCCGACCTGCTGGAAAAACTCGCCGAGCGCTGCCCGAACCTGATCGGCTACAAGGATGGCCTGGGTGATATCGAACTGATGGTGTCGATCCGTCGCCGTCTGGGTGATCGTTTCAGCTACCTGGGAGGCCTGCCGACCGCCGAAGTGTATGCTGCCGCCTACAAGGCCCTGGGCGTACCGGTGTACTCCTCGGCCGTGTTCAACTTCGTGCCGAAGACCGCGATGGACTTCTATAACGCTATCGCCCGTGAAGATCACGCCACCGTTGGCAAGCTGATCGACGACTTCTTCCTGCCGTACCTGGACATCCGCAACCGCAAGGCCGGCTACGCCGTGAGTATCGTCAAGGCAGGCGCAAAAATCGCCGGTTACGACGCAGGCCCGGTACGCACGCCGCTGACCGACCTGACTGCAGAAGAATACGAAATGCTCGCCGCCCTTATGGACAAGATGGGTCCGCAATAA
- a CDS encoding gamma-glutamyl-gamma-aminobutyrate hydrolase family protein (Members of this family of hydrolases with an active site Cys residue belong to MEROPS family C26.) has product MSNSNIGNKQPSLRKPVVLMTMGSQERKGHDYQVMTHKYITPLVEFSDCVPVLVPTCCGTEDLDTYLDMADGVYLTGAGSNIDPALYGQENETPGKGQDQNRDLFDIPLVKAAIKRGLPIFGICRGMQEINVALGGDIYQKVYAEPGFNDHRENPEDPVEVQYAQVHGVKIKPGSWLRDTLGTDEIRVNSLHGQGLRTLGAGLEAIALAEDGLVEAIHAPSISPFLFAVQWHPEWQAAKNPDSIKMFKAFGDACRAQVRKAQIKRQHAA; this is encoded by the coding sequence ATGTCCAACAGCAACATTGGCAACAAGCAACCTTCCCTGCGCAAACCCGTCGTCCTGATGACCATGGGCAGCCAAGAGCGCAAAGGCCATGACTATCAGGTCATGACCCACAAATACATCACCCCGCTGGTCGAGTTCTCTGATTGTGTCCCGGTGCTGGTGCCCACTTGCTGCGGCACTGAAGACCTCGACACCTATCTGGACATGGCCGATGGCGTGTACCTGACCGGCGCCGGCAGCAACATCGACCCGGCCCTGTACGGCCAGGAAAACGAAACCCCAGGCAAGGGCCAGGACCAGAACCGCGACCTGTTCGACATTCCGCTGGTGAAAGCGGCGATCAAGCGTGGCCTGCCCATCTTCGGTATCTGCCGTGGCATGCAGGAAATCAACGTGGCCCTGGGTGGCGACATCTACCAGAAGGTGTACGCCGAGCCTGGCTTCAACGACCACCGGGAAAACCCGGAAGACCCGGTTGAAGTGCAGTACGCCCAGGTACACGGGGTGAAGATCAAGCCGGGCAGCTGGCTGCGTGACACCCTGGGTACCGATGAGATTCGCGTCAACTCGCTGCATGGCCAAGGCCTGCGCACGCTCGGCGCCGGCCTCGAAGCCATCGCCCTCGCCGAAGACGGCCTGGTCGAAGCCATTCACGCCCCGAGCATTTCGCCGTTCCTGTTCGCGGTGCAGTGGCATCCGGAGTGGCAAGCTGCGAAAAACCCTGATTCGATCAAGATGTTCAAGGCCTTCGGCGATGCTTGCCGGGCCCAGGTACGCAAGGCGCAGATCAAGCGCCAGCACGCTGCCTGA
- a CDS encoding amino acid ABC transporter ATP-binding protein yields the protein MTASLSLASLAPEPDPRPVLIRIEGLNKHYGAFQVLHNIDLQVREGERIVLCGPSGSGKSTLIRCINRLEVAQQGNIQVDGIDLAATTREAAQVRSDIGMVFQHFNLFPHMSVLDNCLLAPTSVRGLSRKDAEERARMYLSKVGIESQAHKYPSQLSGGQQQRVAIARALCMKPRIMLFDEPTSALDPEMVAEVLDVLVQLAGTGMTMLCVTHEMGFARQVAERVLFLEGGQIIEDSPPQVFFSQPRTERAKAFLAQILH from the coding sequence ATGACCGCATCATTGAGCCTTGCAAGCCTTGCCCCCGAGCCCGATCCACGCCCGGTGCTGATCCGCATCGAAGGCCTGAACAAGCACTACGGCGCGTTCCAGGTGCTGCACAACATCGACCTGCAGGTGCGCGAAGGCGAACGCATCGTGCTGTGCGGGCCGTCCGGCTCGGGCAAGTCGACCCTGATCCGCTGTATCAACCGCCTGGAAGTGGCCCAGCAGGGCAACATCCAGGTGGACGGCATCGACCTGGCCGCCACCACCCGTGAAGCGGCGCAGGTGCGCAGCGACATCGGCATGGTGTTCCAGCATTTCAACCTGTTCCCGCACATGAGCGTGCTCGACAACTGCCTGCTGGCCCCCACCAGCGTACGCGGGCTGTCGCGCAAGGACGCCGAGGAACGGGCACGCATGTACCTGAGCAAAGTGGGTATCGAAAGCCAGGCGCACAAGTACCCCAGCCAGCTGTCAGGCGGCCAGCAGCAGCGCGTGGCGATTGCCCGGGCACTGTGCATGAAGCCGCGGATCATGCTGTTTGACGAGCCCACCTCTGCACTGGACCCGGAAATGGTTGCCGAGGTGCTGGATGTACTGGTGCAACTGGCCGGCACTGGCATGACCATGCTCTGCGTCACGCATGAAATGGGCTTTGCCCGGCAAGTGGCCGAGCGAGTGCTGTTCCTGGAGGGTGGGCAGATCATTGAAGACAGCCCACCGCAGGTGTTCTTCAGCCAGCCCCGTACCGAGCGGGCCAAAGCGTTCCTGGCGCAGATACTCCACTAA
- a CDS encoding FAD-binding oxidoreductase, protein MHCQTLVLGAGIVGVCTALHLQARGRQVVLIDRDEPGSGTSHGNAGLIERSSVIPYAFPRQLGALVRYGLNRQPDVRYSLAHLPKAAPWLWRYWRQSAPGRLAGAAADMLPLVSRCIEEHDALIEAAGLEGLVQAKGWIEVFRDPALFEQAKTDAKGLSRYGLQFEILECGQLQAREHQLDTTVVGGIHWLDPKTVNNPGALTRGYAALFLQRGGQFLHGDARSLRQANGQWRVESRRGPITADEVVACLGPQSADLFSGLGYPIPLAIKRGYHMHYSTRDGATLEHSICDTQGGYVLAPMARGVRLTTGIEFDASNAPGNQIQLGRCEALARKLFPALGERLDDTPWLGRRPCLPDMRPVIGPAARHPGLWFNFGHAHHGLTLGPVSGRLVAELITGERPFTDPAPYSATRFD, encoded by the coding sequence ATGCATTGCCAGACCCTTGTCCTCGGCGCCGGTATCGTCGGCGTCTGCACCGCCCTGCACTTGCAGGCCCGCGGGCGCCAGGTCGTCCTGATCGACCGCGACGAACCCGGCAGCGGCACCAGCCATGGCAACGCCGGGCTGATCGAGCGCTCCAGCGTTATCCCCTACGCCTTCCCCCGGCAGTTGGGAGCCTTGGTGCGCTACGGCCTGAACCGCCAGCCCGATGTGCGCTACAGCCTGGCACACCTGCCCAAGGCCGCGCCGTGGCTGTGGCGCTACTGGCGCCAGTCGGCCCCTGGGCGCCTGGCGGGTGCTGCCGCCGACATGCTTCCACTGGTGTCGCGCTGCATCGAAGAACACGACGCGTTGATTGAAGCCGCCGGCCTTGAAGGGCTGGTGCAGGCCAAAGGCTGGATCGAAGTGTTCCGTGACCCTGCACTGTTCGAGCAGGCCAAGACGGACGCCAAAGGCCTGAGCCGCTATGGCCTGCAATTTGAAATCCTCGAATGCGGGCAGTTGCAGGCCCGCGAGCATCAGCTGGACACCACTGTGGTCGGCGGCATCCACTGGCTCGACCCCAAGACCGTGAACAACCCCGGCGCCCTCACCCGCGGTTATGCGGCGCTGTTCTTGCAGCGCGGTGGGCAGTTCCTGCATGGTGATGCCCGAAGCCTGCGCCAGGCCAACGGCCAATGGCGGGTAGAGAGCCGCCGTGGCCCAATTACCGCCGACGAGGTGGTGGCCTGCCTCGGCCCGCAGTCGGCCGACCTGTTCAGCGGCCTGGGCTACCCGATTCCGCTGGCGATCAAGCGGGGCTATCACATGCACTACAGCACCCGTGACGGTGCGACGCTCGAGCATTCAATCTGCGACACCCAAGGCGGCTACGTGCTGGCGCCGATGGCGCGTGGCGTGCGCCTGACCACCGGCATCGAGTTCGACGCCAGCAACGCACCCGGCAACCAGATACAACTGGGCCGCTGCGAGGCCCTGGCACGCAAGCTGTTCCCGGCCCTGGGGGAGCGCCTGGACGACACGCCGTGGCTGGGCCGCCGCCCATGCCTGCCCGACATGCGCCCGGTGATTGGCCCCGCAGCGCGCCACCCGGGGCTGTGGTTCAACTTTGGCCACGCCCACCACGGCCTCACCCTGGGCCCGGTCAGTGGCCGGCTGGTGGCCGAGCTGATCACCGGCGAGCGCCCTTTTACCGACCCCGCGCCCTACAGCGCGACCCGTTTCGACTGA
- a CDS encoding ABC transporter permease subunit (The N-terminal region of this protein, as described by TIGR01726, is a three transmembrane segment that identifies a subfamily of ABC transporter permease subunits, which specificities that include histidine, arginine, glutamine, glutamate, L-cystine (sic), the opines (in Agrobacterium) octopine and nopaline, etc.): protein MSFEQLLALVLDPDLLERYGPRFLDGLLVTAKLVAISFSLGAVLGLLLALARMSRSLLLQRMAAGYVYFFRGSPLLAQLFLLYYGLGSLKGFWQDVGLWWFFREAWFCTLLAFTLNTAAYQAEIFRGSLMAVAPGQHEAARALNLKRSTTFFKVILPQSLLVAIGPLGNELILMIKASAIASLVTIYDLMGVTKLAFSRSFDFQIYLWAAVLYLVIVELVRRLLKHLEGRLGRHLN, encoded by the coding sequence ATGAGCTTCGAACAACTGCTGGCACTGGTGCTCGACCCCGACCTGCTGGAACGCTACGGCCCACGTTTTCTCGATGGCCTGCTGGTAACCGCCAAACTGGTGGCCATTTCGTTTAGCCTGGGCGCGGTGCTCGGACTGTTGCTGGCCCTGGCGCGCATGTCACGCAGCTTGCTGCTGCAACGCATGGCCGCCGGCTACGTGTACTTCTTCCGCGGCTCGCCGCTGCTGGCCCAGCTGTTTCTGCTGTATTACGGCCTGGGTTCGCTCAAGGGCTTCTGGCAGGACGTCGGCCTGTGGTGGTTTTTCCGCGAGGCGTGGTTCTGCACCTTGCTGGCCTTCACCCTGAACACCGCCGCCTACCAGGCAGAGATCTTCCGCGGCAGCCTGATGGCCGTCGCGCCGGGGCAGCACGAGGCGGCACGGGCGCTGAACCTGAAGCGTTCAACCACCTTTTTCAAGGTAATTCTGCCGCAGTCGTTGCTGGTGGCCATCGGCCCGCTGGGTAACGAACTGATCCTGATGATCAAGGCCAGCGCGATTGCCTCGCTGGTGACCATCTACGACCTGATGGGCGTGACCAAACTGGCCTTCTCGCGCAGTTTCGACTTCCAGATCTACCTCTGGGCCGCCGTGCTCTACCTGGTGATCGTCGAACTGGTGCGGCGCCTGCTGAAACACCTGGAAGGCCGCCTGGGCCGCCACCTGAACTGA
- a CDS encoding ABC transporter permease subunit (The N-terminal region of this protein, as described by TIGR01726, is a three transmembrane segment that identifies a subfamily of ABC transporter permease subunits, which specificities that include histidine, arginine, glutamine, glutamate, L-cystine (sic), the opines (in Agrobacterium) octopine and nopaline, etc.), producing the protein MLDQLSLLSFASGGWGQALLAGALVTVSLALACLPIGLPLGLVVALAARSRKRLPRAWATTFSTVFRGLPELLTLLIIYYGCQIAAQKILAAMGYEGEFLINTFLAAMVAFSLVFAAFSSEIWLAAFKTLPKGQLEACSALGLSKRTGFFKVLLPQLTRIALPGLSNNWLSLLKDTSLVSTISLVDLMRQTNLAVSVTKEPMFFYGVACVGYLLFAALSGRVFAFIERRSNRHLQGARA; encoded by the coding sequence ATGCTCGATCAATTGTCCTTGCTGTCCTTCGCCAGCGGAGGCTGGGGCCAGGCGCTGCTGGCCGGCGCCCTGGTTACCGTTTCACTGGCCTTGGCCTGCCTGCCCATCGGCCTGCCGCTGGGCCTGGTGGTCGCCTTGGCGGCGCGCTCGCGCAAACGCCTGCCACGCGCCTGGGCCACCACGTTTTCCACCGTGTTCCGCGGCCTGCCCGAGCTGCTGACGCTGCTCATCATCTATTACGGCTGCCAGATCGCCGCACAGAAGATCCTCGCTGCCATGGGCTATGAAGGCGAGTTTCTGATCAATACCTTCCTTGCCGCGATGGTTGCCTTCAGCCTGGTGTTCGCTGCGTTCTCCAGCGAGATCTGGCTGGCGGCCTTCAAGACCTTGCCCAAAGGCCAGCTGGAAGCCTGCTCGGCGCTGGGCCTGAGCAAACGAACCGGCTTCTTCAAGGTGCTGCTGCCACAACTGACCCGTATCGCCCTGCCCGGCCTGTCAAACAACTGGCTGTCGCTGCTGAAAGACACCTCGCTGGTGTCGACCATTTCGCTGGTCGACCTGATGCGCCAGACCAACCTGGCCGTCAGCGTGACCAAGGAACCGATGTTCTTCTATGGCGTTGCCTGCGTGGGCTACTTGCTGTTCGCAGCGCTTTCCGGGCGCGTGTTCGCCTTCATCGAACGGCGCAGTAACCGCCACCTGCAAGGAGCACGGGCATGA
- a CDS encoding transporter substrate-binding domain-containing protein yields MNKTMALVGACALLLTGAASAETLRFATEGAYPPFNYVDADNKLHGFDIDITHALCEQMKVECTLVAQDWEGIIPALMARKYDAVVASMIDTAERRKKIAFTDHYYRTPLTVAVAKDSKIDSAQTDFVGYTVGAQSSSTQAIYAEDVYGKAGADVKLYPTMDEANADLAAGRLDGVIADKFPLHEWMTKNGGDCCKILGDVAETKADAAIAVRKDDEALRQRLNTALQQIVANGTYQKIASKYFAFDIYN; encoded by the coding sequence ATGAACAAGACCATGGCCTTGGTGGGTGCGTGTGCCCTGCTGCTGACGGGTGCCGCCAGTGCCGAAACCCTGCGCTTCGCCACCGAGGGCGCGTACCCGCCCTTCAACTATGTAGACGCCGATAACAAGCTGCATGGCTTCGATATCGACATCACCCATGCCCTGTGCGAACAGATGAAAGTCGAGTGCACGCTGGTGGCCCAGGACTGGGAAGGGATTATTCCGGCGCTGATGGCGCGCAAGTATGACGCGGTGGTCGCGTCGATGATCGACACCGCAGAGCGGCGCAAGAAAATCGCCTTCACTGACCACTACTACCGCACTCCGCTGACGGTGGCGGTAGCCAAGGACAGCAAGATCGACAGCGCCCAGACCGACTTCGTCGGCTACACCGTCGGCGCCCAGTCGTCGTCCACCCAGGCGATCTACGCCGAAGACGTGTACGGCAAGGCCGGTGCCGATGTAAAGCTGTACCCGACCATGGACGAAGCCAACGCCGACCTGGCCGCCGGACGCCTGGACGGGGTGATTGCCGACAAATTCCCGCTGCACGAGTGGATGACCAAGAACGGCGGGGACTGCTGCAAGATCCTTGGCGACGTCGCCGAGACCAAGGCCGATGCTGCCATTGCCGTGCGCAAGGACGATGAAGCCCTGCGCCAGCGCCTGAACACCGCGCTGCAACAGATCGTGGCCAACGGCACCTACCAGAAGATCGCCAGCAAGTACTTTGCTTTCGATATCTACAACTGA
- a CDS encoding MurR/RpiR family transcriptional regulator, with protein MSQPIKQRLENSLEGAAASGRQIATYMLANLHELPFQTSASIAAKLGVSESSVGRFCRSLGYAHLKALKQDLQNNLGDGPWLVGDRLQDYRQNQDASDNAGSLELEIAALMRVHEYRQSPTWHSVAQRLASKPRVFIAGFQTERGIAMCMSHLLQYLRDGVQLVDISAGHFGEVLLGRAEDSALVVFEARRYSRHALQLCQKAREAGIAVTLVTDTFCDWADANADEVFRIPTEFNLFWESTSTMLSWVHLMVNEVCKKLGPDVEKRLEATAALHNEFVGYTSWPTGKQQ; from the coding sequence ATGAGCCAACCGATCAAGCAACGCCTGGAAAACAGCCTCGAAGGGGCCGCTGCCTCGGGTCGCCAGATCGCCACCTACATGCTTGCCAACCTGCACGAACTGCCGTTCCAGACTTCGGCCAGCATTGCCGCCAAGCTGGGCGTCAGCGAATCCAGCGTCGGGCGCTTCTGCCGCTCACTGGGTTATGCCCATCTCAAGGCGCTCAAGCAAGACCTGCAAAACAATCTGGGCGATGGCCCCTGGCTGGTGGGCGACCGCCTGCAGGATTATCGCCAGAACCAGGACGCCAGTGACAACGCCGGCAGCCTGGAGCTGGAAATCGCCGCCTTGATGCGCGTCCACGAATACCGCCAGAGCCCGACCTGGCACAGCGTAGCGCAACGCCTGGCAAGCAAGCCGCGGGTGTTCATCGCCGGTTTCCAGACCGAGCGTGGCATCGCCATGTGCATGAGCCACCTGCTGCAATACCTGCGCGATGGCGTGCAGCTGGTAGATATCAGCGCCGGGCACTTCGGCGAGGTGTTGCTGGGCCGCGCCGAAGACAGTGCCTTGGTAGTGTTCGAGGCCCGCCGTTATTCCCGTCACGCCCTGCAACTGTGCCAGAAGGCGCGCGAGGCGGGCATTGCGGTCACCCTGGTGACCGACACTTTCTGTGACTGGGCCGATGCCAACGCCGACGAGGTGTTCCGCATCCCCACCGAGTTCAATCTGTTCTGGGAATCCACCTCGACCATGCTGTCGTGGGTGCACCTGATGGTCAACGAGGTCTGCAAGAAACTCGGGCCTGATGTTGAAAAACGCTTGGAAGCGACTGCCGCTCTACATAACGAATTCGTCGGCTACACCTCGTGGCCAACGGGCAAACAACAATAG
- a CDS encoding Ldh family oxidoreductase, with protein sequence MSAPSTGSVVRVPFTELQNLLQAIFQRHGCSEAVARVLAHNCASAQRDGAHSHGVFRIPGYVSTLASGWVDGQATPKVNDVAAGYVRVDAAGGFAQPALAAARELLVAKARNAGIAVLAIHNSHHFAALWPDVEPFAEEGLVALSVVNSMTCVVPHGARKPLFGTNPIAFAAPCAEHDPIVFDMATSAMAHGDVQIAARAGQQLPEGMGVDANGEPTTEPKAILEGGALLPFGGHKGSALSMMVELLAAALTGGNFSWEFDWSGHPGAKTPWTGQLIIVIDPSKAEGERFAQRSRELVEQMQAVGLTRMPGERRYREREVAEEEGVAVTEQELQGLKELLG encoded by the coding sequence ATGTCCGCACCTTCCACCGGCAGCGTCGTGCGCGTGCCTTTTACCGAGCTCCAGAACCTTTTGCAGGCCATTTTCCAGCGTCATGGGTGCAGCGAGGCCGTGGCCCGGGTGCTGGCTCACAACTGTGCCAGCGCCCAGCGCGATGGTGCCCACAGCCACGGGGTGTTCCGCATACCTGGCTATGTCTCGACCTTGGCCAGTGGCTGGGTCGATGGCCAGGCCACACCCAAGGTCAACGACGTGGCTGCAGGCTATGTGCGTGTCGATGCTGCGGGCGGTTTTGCCCAGCCGGCACTGGCGGCGGCCCGTGAGCTGTTGGTGGCCAAGGCGCGCAACGCCGGCATTGCCGTGCTGGCGATTCACAACTCGCACCACTTTGCCGCGTTGTGGCCTGATGTAGAGCCGTTCGCCGAAGAGGGCCTGGTGGCCCTGAGCGTGGTCAACAGCATGACCTGCGTGGTGCCGCATGGTGCACGCAAGCCACTGTTCGGTACCAACCCCATCGCTTTTGCTGCGCCTTGTGCCGAACATGACCCGATCGTCTTCGACATGGCCACCAGCGCCATGGCCCACGGCGACGTCCAGATTGCCGCGCGTGCCGGTCAGCAACTGCCGGAAGGCATGGGCGTGGATGCCAATGGCGAACCGACCACCGAGCCCAAGGCGATTCTGGAAGGCGGCGCCTTGCTGCCGTTTGGCGGGCACAAAGGCTCGGCGCTGTCGATGATGGTCGAACTGCTGGCGGCGGCGCTGACCGGCGGTAATTTCTCCTGGGAGTTCGATTGGTCGGGGCACCCTGGGGCGAAGACGCCATGGACCGGGCAATTGATCATCGTCATCGACCCGAGCAAAGCCGAGGGCGAGCGCTTTGCCCAGCGCAGCCGTGAGCTGGTGGAGCAGATGCAGGCAGTGGGGCTGACGCGTATGCCGGGTGAGCGCCGCTACCGCGAGCGCGAGGTGGCTGAGGAGGAGGGGGTTGCGGTGACTGAGCAGGAGTTGCAGGGCCTGAAAGAGCTGCTTGGCTGA